The genomic DNA TCATCAGACTGTGCAACAAGAACTGCATGACCAAAGGAGTTTAGGAAGGGAATAGGGTTTCTGAACCAATATGTATCAACATCACTAAGTAGTACATTGTAACCTAGCTTGAGTATCTTCAAAACAATTCTTGACTTCACTTTTGTCACCCTTTGGAAACACTTTGTTCCAAAGTGGCACTCATCAAAACTAATATCACTTGGAGCTATTGGATCTTTGAAAACTGGAATTCCCTGCCATAGCAAAAAGTGTGACAAGAGTCAATAAGATCATTACTAAGATAAGAATATAAAGTTAAAAAGTGTTCAAAATATATTctaatctttgtatttttttgtataaacaTATCATATCATGTAAGTAATAagaattctttcaaaaaaaaaatgtaagtaaTAAGAATAGCATCTCttatagttatttatttttgtgatttttgctTTGAGCCTATGTAAAATTGACGCGGCTTTGTAGTTCAAACACTCGGTTTCACCATGTGTCtctcattttcattcaaaagCCTACACTTGATTTCCTTTATGCAAATCTTGATAGTGTCGTAGGCCAATATAACATGCTTAAGAAAATCATTAACAGATTATACATTACCTATTAAAATAAAGGGGATGTCAAGTTTTGGTATAACccttttttccaattttaccttTCATCTGAACAATTTTACTAGTAATTGTATCGTTATCTATCGAATCAAATACCTAAATGTAtttaaataaatgcaaaaaaattgtgactttcattatttttattgagaaaaacGAACAGACAGGCACACACGCTGGTTGTAAATAAAACGAGTatttatgaaatataatttttgcaAGAAAGACCGAACATACCTGCAAGATGGAGAATTGATAAGTTTCCTGATCAAGGGCAGAGACGATAAAATTTTCAATGGACAATTTTCTTAATCTGCAAACCCAACTCATTAGCATATCCTTATAGCTATAACCAGCAACAGTAAGAACAACTGTTTTATTTCTGTCTGCAGTGATAGACAAAAGTGATTCTAAGGAAAATGGAAGCTCCAAAGAGGCTGAAATTTTCTTCTGATCCTTTAGAGAACAATCCAACATTATTCTCATTGATTTCTGAGGATCAATGCAATGCattgcattttcttttaacCGAGAAGGAAAAAGcttttccttcaacaatttCACTCTGCCTTGGTGTCCAATTGGATAGACAACGTTTTTCTTCGTATCGAACATGATGTAACGGTTTTCACAAGTCAAAAGTTTTGGTAGGTTTGAGTAATAAGCTTCACTATAGAAGAATGAGCCATAGTGTTCTCCTAAATGTGAATTACCAATGTATTCCCAGTCTCTATTTTCAACATCTAAACGAGCTGAATTTCCAAATGTAGTATTATTCAGATTGAAACTTGTGATGGTCCAACTAGCATCAAACACAAACCTGAACTCAGATGAAATAGCCTCATGAATTATCCAACGGTTATGTGTACCTTTACCATAGATGAAGGGTGGAAGAACTCCATTATGTAGAGGCGTATCTTTGTTATTCCATGCCATGATCATTCTTTCTGCATTATGACAATGATTCCGCTGCCAATTCTGTTTTCGTATTTTCTGCAGCTGAAGAATATTTTGAGCTGAAGCATTTTGAGGTGAAGCCACAAGAAGCCAATCACGATCAATTTTATAGACATGATTTAGGGTGGAGATGAATCCAGAAAGGATAACTGTTTCAGGATCAACGATGACGAATATGTCTGATGGGAATGAGCGTGATTTCGCAATCATGGAATGGAAATAAGGACTGCCAAGGAAGCTGgataaacaaaatatagattggaAAAAATTAGTTTAGGTTTCTCCTTTTACATCATCAGGCGTAACTAATACCAAAAATTCACCACAATGTACTATTGTTTTACATACATAGATACATACCTACCTAGATACATACAAAAATCAGAATCTTTGGAAGCAAAGCAGGTAAAATATGATGATGTTATTTGTCTTGCATGATATATAAAGATACCTCTAGTCTTAACCAATTTTTATATAGTACTATTTTGTGCATTCAAAATCCAAATCGGTGTATTCTTAAAAGAATATCACCAATTTATTTAGTACTAAATTGAAATATTGTTCAACTTGTCAAATTTGCCAACTAGAATACCACCAACAGAATAGCAATTTCTATCATAGTTCTAAATTGTGGTCTGCCATACAATTATGGCCTCGATATAGAGGTTTTAGAAGTCTATGCAACAACATCACAAATGCAATTACGGTTGCATTGGCCGCATTTGCTGTATTTTTCTACCAAAACAAGGTTTGCAATGTAAACACAACCGTAACTGCAGTTTAGAACCGTGATTTAGATAATGAATACTGACTCATGAAGACAAATCAATGCTAGTATGCTTACGTGAAATCGATGTCGTTATCAACTGAAACCAGGCCGGAATCAAAAGAACTTGCAAATGAGGCAACAGAAGGGTGTTGGCTGAACAAAACAACAGTAACATGAGGAGATAAAGCCAACCATGACCGAACAGCAAGCGTCTGTCTCGTCCCAGTAGAGTCCATAAAAGGCTTGGGAGCTGTGAATATGGTAATGCTAAGGTATCTTGAATccaaaacatcatttttattGAGTTTGAAAATGCTGGTGTGATCCTTGTTGATTGAAGGTAATCTTTGTGTTGCGTATAGAGAGAGAAGTATTAAGACAAACCCAGATAGCCATATTGACCAAAGCTCCACATGAAATGCCTGTTAATCAAATGCAAGAAAAGCAACATGTTATGAAAATGTAAACAAGAATGCATATAAgggaagagaggaaaaaaaaaagaccttcATGGTTTGTTTGTAATTGTATTAGTGAGAAAATTGTGTTACCACTTGTTGTTGTCAACTCTTGATGGgttattaaaattaagaaaagagaaaagaagtGATGCTTTAACTGAAAGAAAGAAATgcaatattaacaaacaaattaacaaaccCACTAGGCCACTACAAAGACATGTGAAGTTTGACGTCACAAGCACGTTAGCTAGGCTTCCTCTTGCTCCAATGCTTTCACTgaagttgaaacttgaaagaattgaattgaatataaagaaaacaaattgaatTTCAGATGGAAGAGATCACAATCTACTGGTCAAAAGTCAAAGCTGGCTATAAGCTCTGTTTTCATTATAGTATAGCATATTTAACAAATTGattactatattattattaaaaaaatgtataaataaaaaaacgcATAAACAAACTTCAAGAGTAAAATCGAAGTTAACGTGGTCAATCCCAATGCATATTTAAAGGAATGGATGGGGACATATAAACAAAGGAGCCATGCATATTTGCAACCTAGAAACAAAATCTATAGTTTGTATGCATGATTTCTTCACAAAAAATATGGGATGCGTGAATACCATGAACATAGTTAATGGACTATGGATTCTCTCAACAACATTGCGTATTGCAGAATTCAATGCGTACTTCTATGAACAAGGAAGGGGAAAATACAAAGAGAATGATTTAAAAACACATTTCAGTGATTCAGCTAGCAGATCCAGCAAAATTTGGATCATTTTTGTATCCCAGAATACGTCAGCAAACTTGAGcaaatttattatatgcatATAAATCCAAATGAAgataattcaaatttttatcaaaacaagttACCACACATTTCCACGACCAGCCCAGTTtaatacaatataattataacacTATAATGAACTCTATTAATTTGGAAAAGTAGTCATTGCTACTCGAATCCTCATCCTCATAGAATGTACCGGCAACGAAAATCATAAGCTTCATCTTACCCTGCAATTTGAAAATTGATCCACTCAACTCATCTATTCACTATTTACTAAGTTGGATTGAGTATCAGTCAGACAGCAGTAAGAGGAGGGAAATATGACAAATGGGTAGCAATTTAATGAAACTAAAGTTATCTGAAACATTCCTCTAATGGAATAGGCAAAATTTGGATTACTATCTCATCTATTAAATTTGTCAGTGGGGATTTTAATATCGGTGGAACTTAAATACACAACAGAATTCTATCAAAAAGATATAGCTTGGAACCGTCAAgtttttttacatcaaatcaAAACATATTCCACACATATCCAACTCTACCGGAATTTTATACCAGTTCTTCCCAAAGAAGAGTAGCAGATCAGGAAAGCAACTGTATCTCTATCTTGAACCTACAAAAATAGGGCAAGTCGTCACTTCTTAATAGATCCCCAACGATAGTCCTTCCGAAGACCATGCATAACAACCTTAGCCTATCTTCCATAACTATGTTCTCTTGTACGAACCCGGTAGAAGCATCAACAACTGTCATTAACAGCTGTCCTCGCCGTTCACCTATGCCGCCGAACAGGTGATCTGGATCTTGACCTATGCTGCCGAACAGGTGATCTGGATCTTGACCTATGCTTCCGAACAGGTGATCTTGACTTATGCTTCCGAACAGGTGATTTTGATCTTGATCTATGCTTCCGAACAGGTGATCTGGATCTTGACTTATGCTTCCGAACAGGTGATCTGGATCTTGACCTATGCTTCCGAACAGGTGATCTGGATCTTGACCTATGCTTCCGAACTGGTGATTTGGATCTTGACCTTCTTACCCTGCATAAAAAGGAAACCCTGTAAATAAACAAGGCACAGCTGTAGTATAAATGGGAACCCATACAAATTCACCTGAGTAGCTTatattgttatatgatgatggtaGTTTGTCTCAAAAATATAAACCTTAAACATGATTAACTTAATGGCAACAAACCTGGAATTATCAAGAGAAGAATAGGGAGAATGCCCGCGATGAGAACGCTTGCTATGAGGAGACCGCGAAACTTGTCTAAAAATGAAACCACCGTACTGACTTGGTGAGTTTAAAGTAAACgaagtttataaaaaatagcTCAACCTGGTATAGTGTCAACACTCCCATTGGAAGCAACCTACTACCAAAAATCTAATTTGTTTCTAATGATATAAATGTGCTAGTGTTGTTATTCTCCATCCTGATTACACTCAAGGCATAGAAACCCTGACAgtctaaaataaacaaatgcCACATATTTGTGCACAAAGTTTTAAGTTTCTTGGGTTTTTCTAATATTGTATTACAGATGGCAGACAAATAAATCAAGATAGCACACAGTAGAGTAATTAATGCATGAAGATGTTTATTATTCCGAACATAACAACTTGTACAGCAAGAAAATCATTCCATTTAAAAAGCAATATATACGATATTAGAACTTCAAGTTTTCAACTACAGAAACACTGAAATGATTAAATCAGTGGTATAAAATATCAGCTTCTGGATCCTCAAACTGCCAAAAATCATAGCTAAATGCTTTTGCGGAAATAAGGTACAAAATAAGTCAACTATCATAAGTCACACACAATTCAAGTATCAACAATCTTTAGGCAAACTCACTACTTTGTAATAGTAATCTCTCAAGTTGCACTAAGATCCAGGGGTAAATAATGATGTTTTTGCAGCAGGGTAAAACTGATCATATACATGTCTGAAAATACCTTCTTTCCACATTTAGATAACTATCATAAAATATTGATAACTAAATATTTCTAATCTCCCAAACAAGTAAATAAATGATAAACAATTAAACACATAAAAGATGTTAGAGGGCTGAAGTTGAAGTCCATAAACAATGCaggattaaatatgtatttctgGTCTTAAGATAGCAA from Medicago truncatula cultivar Jemalong A17 chromosome 8, MtrunA17r5.0-ANR, whole genome shotgun sequence includes the following:
- the LOC112417501 gene encoding beta-arabinofuranosyltransferase RAY1 — encoded protein: MKAFHVELWSIWLSGFVLILLSLYATQRLPSINKDHTSIFKLNKNDVLDSRYLSITIFTAPKPFMDSTGTRQTLAVRSWLALSPHVTVVLFSQHPSVASFASSFDSGLVSVDNDIDFTFLGSPYFHSMIAKSRSFPSDIFVIVDPETVILSGFISTLNHVYKIDRDWLLVASPQNASAQNILQLQKIRKQNWQRNHCHNAERMIMAWNNKDTPLHNGVLPPFIYGKGTHNRWIIHEAISSEFRFVFDASWTITSFNLNNTTFGNSARLDVENRDWEYIGNSHLGEHYGSFFYSEAYYSNLPKLLTCENRYIMFDTKKNVVYPIGHQGRVKLLKEKLFPSRLKENAMHCIDPQKSMRIMLDCSLKDQKKISASLELPFSLESLLSITADRNKTVVLTVAGYSYKDMLMSWVCRLRKLSIENFIVSALDQETYQFSILQGIPVFKDPIAPSDISFDECHFGTKCFQRVTKVKSRIVLKILKLGYNVLLSDVDTYWFRNPIPFLNSFGHAVLVAQSDEYQEQGPINLPRRLNSGFYYAHSDNQTIAAIDKVVKHAETSGLSEQPSFYDILCGKGGSNRVSDNKCVEPETNVTVHFLDRNLFPNGAYQNLWQDKTVKATCLKKGCYIIHNNWISGRLKKLTRQVLSGLWEYDPSTRMCLQS